The genomic region AATGGTGGCACAATTTCTTAGTGACGCGTGTATCTTCACACGCAATAACATCAGCCGACTGCAACGTTTGAATCGCTCGAAATGTCATATCATCCAAGTTGCCAATTGGTGTACCGACTAAATATAAATCTGCCATAGTGTCATCCCTTCATTAATTGCAATTTTTGTGCGCGCGTTAATTGTTTAATAGCATACTCTCTTTTAAGCGCTTCAGATTTTGAATCGTAAACTTCATGATACAGTAGGTGTACAGGCCGCCTACATTTGGTATATTTAGCACCTTTACCCTCATTATGCTTTATCATTCGGGCATTTAAGTCATTGGTATATCCTGTATACAATGAATTATCATTACATTGAACTATATACGTATAATGTTTAGCCATAATATATACGCCTCATTTCATCTGTATATGCATTATTTTGGTCATAAATATAAAAAGGTGATGCAATTTTCAAGCCTTGACGTCCACCTTTACGCCCTTCTACTACAATTGTTTGCGCCTCTTTATGCTGTTTACTATAAATCATATTTAACTTTTTAGGTTCAATTTGGTAACGACGCATCGATTCGAAAATATCTAGCATTCTTTCAGCACGATGCACCATTACAATACGACCTCCCTCTTTAAGGGCATGATTCGCAACTCTTAAACAATCATCTAACGTACATAACACTTCATGACGAGCAATTTTATGTGCTTCAAGTTGATGTTGGTGTACTTGATTCATTTTGAAATAAGGTGGGTTGCATGTAACTAAGTCAAATTGCGACGGCTTAAACTGACTTGGAATTTCATTAATGTCCATGTGCATGATATTAATTCGTGTCTCAAGCTGATTATACGACACACTGCGTCGAGCCATATCTACAAGTTCTGATTGAACCTCTATACCTGTAATTAGATTTTCGCCCTTATCTGATAAAATTAATGGAATGACGCCGTTGCCTGTACACATATCTAAAATACGATCACGTTGACGCACTTCCGTAAAATGACCTAATAATAAAGCATCGGTCGAAAATGAAAAATACGCGTCATTTTGAATAATATGCAAATCTTCTTTAATTAAATGGTCAAATCTTTCATTCTCCTGAAGCATGAATGCACCTCTATTCCATCTTATTTAGCACATTCAAACAGAACATACAGTCTTCACCTTTGCGATGCTTTCCAAATACATCATGGCAAATATGAAACCCTTCATTATAGAGTTTGGCAAAATATTCACGACTTTGCCTTTGTTTTTTAATTGGTTGTTTATCAACAGACTGTGAATCTTGAACATTTTGAGCCACTCGCGCTTCTTTTTGTTCATGGATTAAAGATTTTAAGTTATCATTTTCAATTTGTAATGCCACATTCTCTTCAACGAGCTCGACAGTTAAAGTTTTCAACTCTTGCATGTCATTGTAAATATTTGTGACATTTTGCTCTAATTGCGTTAATCGGTCGAATAGCTCATTTCGATTCAATCGTGTATCCTCCTTATTTCAAAGTTTCTAATTCTTCAATGTGATACTCCATCAATTGTTCCATTCCTTCTAATCGAACTTGCATAGAAATATTAATCATATTTAAGCCGACAACCTCACCCTGACCTTCTGGTGTTTGAATATAATCGCCTATATCAGGTAGCTGCTCACGCGCCTCTTCATAATGGTCGTTCTCATACTTTAAGCAACACATCAAACGACCGCAAGCACCTGAAATTTTGCTCGGATTTAATGAGAGATTTTGGTCTTTTGCCATTTTGATTGAAACAGGCTCAAAGTCACCTAAAAATGTAGCGCAACATAATGAGCGCCCACAAGGACCAATACCCCCTAAAATTTTAGCTTCATCTCGAACACCAATTTGTCTTAATTCGATTCTCGTTTTTAATTTTTGAGCAAGCATTCTGACTAATTTTCTAAAGTCAATTCGTTCATCTGCTGTAAAGTTATAAATAATCTTAGCTCTATCCAGTGTGTACTCACAATTGACAACACGCATATCAAGGCCTAATTGCTCTACAAATATCTTACATAAATCAAGAGCATGATCCGCAGCTATTTCATTTTTGGCATATTGTGCTATATCTTCCTTTGTTGCGGTGCGCAATATAGGTTGAAGTGGTAATGATATATCCCCTTCTTCAACTTCTCTTGTGCTATATTTAACAACGCCTAATTCACTGCCTCTTTTTGATTCGACAATGACCTTTTCACCTTCTCGAACTTGGAGTGACATTGGTGAATAATATTCCAGTGCATTCGACTTTTCAAAATATACGCCTACAACGGTATGCATAAATATCACCCTTTCACTTTTATTGCGATTTGCTCAAATACAAGTGTAGGATTCACATTTTGATTGAGCTTTTTATGTGCTTCTGTGATTTGTTCCATAATATATACTAAATGACGGTAACTTAACTGTGTTGCTGTATTTTGATAATGGTCATGAAGCTCTGAAAATGTTAGACGCGCTTTCATGCCCACTTTTATGTACAGTAAGTCTTGAAAATACGCATTAATACCCGACAGTGTTAACAACTGTAATCTACGGTTTTTAGCTTGTTTTAATAACTCAACAATCCCTATCAGCGCCATTTCACTTGAATTTAACAAGCGATCACACCACTGCAACATTGTTTTACGTAAAGCTGCTAACTCAAACTCTTCATTGAGTTGATGTGCGACTTCATATTGAGTCGTATAAGTACTGATGAATTCAGCTATTGGCTGAGTCATCCCTTCTCGTTCTGCCAAACGTTGTACAAAAGAATCGCGTTGTATCGGTTTGAAATAAACATGCTGACAACGTGAATGAATCGTGTCCAAAATTTGTTCGGGCTTCGTTGAAATCAAAATAGCAACTGTATTTTGAGGAGGTTCTTCTAAAAACTTTAAGATACTATTTTCACCTTGTGCCGTTAATTTCTCAAAATCTTGGATAATATAAACCTTATATGCACCTTCTATAGGCAACTGATTCATATGATGGACTAATCGCTCAATTTGTTCTTTTTTGATTGTGGCTTCATCT from Staphylococcus felis harbors:
- a CDS encoding GIY-YIG nuclease family protein translates to MAKHYTYIVQCNDNSLYTGYTNDLNARMIKHNEGKGAKYTKCRRPVHLLYHEVYDSKSEALKREYAIKQLTRAQKLQLMKG
- a CDS encoding tRNA1(Val) (adenine(37)-N6)-methyltransferase — encoded protein: MLQENERFDHLIKEDLHIIQNDAYFSFSTDALLLGHFTEVRQRDRILDMCTGNGVIPLILSDKGENLITGIEVQSELVDMARRSVSYNQLETRINIMHMDINEIPSQFKPSQFDLVTCNPPYFKMNQVHQHQLEAHKIARHEVLCTLDDCLRVANHALKEGGRIVMVHRAERMLDIFESMRRYQIEPKKLNMIYSKQHKEAQTIVVEGRKGGRQGLKIASPFYIYDQNNAYTDEMRRIYYG
- the yabA gene encoding DNA replication initiation control protein YabA, with the translated sequence MNRNELFDRLTQLEQNVTNIYNDMQELKTLTVELVEENVALQIENDNLKSLIHEQKEARVAQNVQDSQSVDKQPIKKQRQSREYFAKLYNEGFHICHDVFGKHRKGEDCMFCLNVLNKME
- a CDS encoding PSP1 domain-containing protein; translation: MHTVVGVYFEKSNALEYYSPMSLQVREGEKVIVESKRGSELGVVKYSTREVEEGDISLPLQPILRTATKEDIAQYAKNEIAADHALDLCKIFVEQLGLDMRVVNCEYTLDRAKIIYNFTADERIDFRKLVRMLAQKLKTRIELRQIGVRDEAKILGGIGPCGRSLCCATFLGDFEPVSIKMAKDQNLSLNPSKISGACGRLMCCLKYENDHYEEAREQLPDIGDYIQTPEGQGEVVGLNMINISMQVRLEGMEQLMEYHIEELETLK
- a CDS encoding DNA polymerase III subunit delta' C-terminal domain-containing protein: MLELEQLTKAYHNQKLSHAYLFEGDDAEAMTSTARSFAQLILCQNEAQCSAKVMQQNHPDFQYIATDEATIKKEQIERLVHHMNQLPIEGAYKVYIIQDFEKLTAQGENSILKFLEEPPQNTVAILISTKPEQILDTIHSRCQHVYFKPIQRDSFVQRLAEREGMTQPIAEFISTYTTQYEVAHQLNEEFELAALRKTMLQWCDRLLNSSEMALIGIVELLKQAKNRRLQLLTLSGINAYFQDLLYIKVGMKARLTFSELHDHYQNTATQLSYRHLVYIMEQITEAHKKLNQNVNPTLVFEQIAIKVKG